In Brachyhypopomus gauderio isolate BG-103 chromosome 18, BGAUD_0.2, whole genome shotgun sequence, the sequence tgatttgatttgcttAAATGTTTTCGTTGTCCGTTGTAGATGCATTTGTCTTTATCACAAATAAGCACCACTCTGCACAAATTTTAACTTTTCATCtttatttacataaaaaaaaacatgaacaaCTGTTCAGTTTAATTCCCAACGTATCTATTACCCCACGTCAAATCCAAATATGATCCTGGATTTTTCATCTCTGGCAGTTAGTTTATGTCAGAGAACATATATGTATACAAATCAGGTCGGCTACATTTAGTGTTCAGATGACTACCAGTGATTACAAAAATTAGGATCAACTGTATTCAAGCTCAACAGCTGACCTTTGGTTTAATCTTTGTCCAATATCTCATGAGTTATATTTGAGTGCCTGATCAATAATTGCTTATAAAGTTAATTTAGGTCATTTCCTGTAGATGGATTCCATCTCAGTGTCATGATTCTGGCCCTCAGAACATCCGTGTCCAGGCCCCTATTTAAAAAGTGAATTTGATATGAAATGTATAATAGTGTAAATCTACAGCTTGCAGACAAAAGGGAATCTGTGAGAATGTTGGGCTAAATGACACTTTAATGAAGAAAAGGCCAGTGCTGTTTTACTAAGCCTTTTCATTCTCAAATGCACTTATTTTGTGACATTTGAGGTTTCTGCATATTAGCTGTTTGTTTTGTCGTAACTATTCCACCCATTGTAGTCACATTCAGGACCCACGGATAGCCTACTAACTGTCAGTTTAGAATTTGGTACCATGAGAAGCTCAGGGTTTTGATAAAGTGTGCTGAACCGTCCGGTGACAGAATTTTGGTGGCAATTTCAAAAAAAGTATACGGTGGTGGGCTTCACCCTTCCCGTTTGGTGACATTGTGCAATGGGAAAAAAATATAATTAGCTACAGTATGGAAGTGCAGTCAGCTAACGTTGGGAGAAGACACTGAGGTAATAATCTGTataattatttgtttattaagaATACTGAAAGTATCACAGGTATGCTCACTTTATAAAGTATGCCTTTCTGATGTTTCTTTCTCCTAGTGATGAGTCGGAGTATCGTGCGCCAGAGTAAGTTCCGCCATGTTTTTGGTCAGGCTGCGAAGGCAGAGCAGAGCTACGATGACATTCGGGTTTCCAAGGTGACGTGGGACAGCTCCTTCTGTGCAGTCAACCCCAAGTTCTTGGCTGTTATAGTGGAGTCCAGTGGAGGAGGGTCCTTCCTGGTCCTTCCTCTTTCAAAGGTGAGAGGTTAACCTGACAGGGATCTTCTCCAGGGTCACAGGCCTCACAGGCCTCCTTGCTACCAGAGCTTGAGCTTTAACCATGTGCAAAACTAGAAGGAGCCATTGCTGTTGGGAAAGTATTTGAATCATAAGCTGTGAAGCAGCCAGTAAATGCCAAGTTGGTATGCAGAATAATTATGCTGTCTAAGAAGCTTTGTTAGAATTCACCTCCTACCAGTAATCATTCCCTAACAGGATGGTAAGGATAGCATTTCTTCTGAATCATAACCTCTGCTCAACTGAATCATCACCCCATGCTAAGGACACCCTTCTCCGGtactctctttcatttaaaggCACATGTAAAAGAGAGTCAACCCTCAAGTATGCATGTGCTTATTGTCCATTATACAGTAGTCCTGGTAAACTGCTAGTATATATTTATCTGTGCATTCTTCACACAGTAATATATTCATGTTTTTACAAAACTCCTGCCTTTGGTAAAGAAAATCCTTTAAAAACTCATTGTTTTCACATAAAATAACATACCTTTATATGTCAACCAACCTACATTCATAACACAAGTGATGGAACAGGTTTATTGTGGAAAACTGGAGTATTAATGGAGTAATGCAATGCAAAAGGTAGCCTTCTGTATCTCAGCATTGAGTTCAGTCATAGCAGATCAGGCTGAAATGTCACAGGTCTAATTGACTGTGTTGTTATTGACATTGCATTTCTTAATTGTACCCATTTGTGTCTGAATATATGCTACCAATGATGTGATAGTTTGGCACTTTCCAGCAATGGCCCTTCTCCCACTCCCAGAGATTCACAGCAGGGAAGAGTTTAATATTGTCCCTGCATTAGCAAGTTGAATCAGTTGTGTCAGTGCCCTGTACTCTGAGACAAATCCGACTTGCTGAACAAAGACACTGAACAAAGAGTTGGTTGTTTGGTCCAATATTTAGTGATTCAACCATTTCTACCAAATGGTACATTGCAACAGACCCCTGGAAGAAGACCACAGAACTGTGGTCCTTagacacactttttttctcagTGTTTTGGTAGTGCTGGTGAATCTTCACATTctctgaatctgtgtgtgtgtttttaatattatttttagTTGGGTCAAGATTGGTAAAATGAATACCAAAAAGGCCTTGAGGACAAACAATAACTGGTATCTTGATTATTTCAAAAATTTCTTTATGTAATTAAGTAATCTAGACAATAGAATCAAATGAATAGAATGTGTATTATAAGGAGGCTGTTGAATATAACACAGCCTGCTATTATTCAGAATAGAAGCACAGCTCATCCTACATATTAAGAGTCTGTTAATACAATATGCAGACTCATGAAAGACATGGACATATATCAGCAGGACTGAACAGACTCACTATAAATACCCACCCTGCCTCTTCCCCCTTGCATAGCCCCGGCAGGTCGAAAGACAAACTCCCTTTTCATCGCCTCATCATGGGGTTATAAATACACACTGGTGGTGCGGGAaaggcatgggggggggggggggggggtgtcagcgGCCCAGACGAGGGACACACCCGTGTTCACGCTGACTGAAGTGGAATTGAGTGGAGTTAGGGCAAACGTGGTGGGGGATTATCCCCTAGTATTTACAGACTTGTTGATGGTGACATGCCGCTGTTTGAGATTTTCTCAGAAATTGAATTCTGCCTTAGAGGAACTGACAGCAAAGTAATATCAAACATAGGAAGAGGTTCTCAGCCTTCTTGATCTGGATAATAATAGTCTGATATATGGTTAGGTGCTTTAATATACCTTTTGGGTCAGATAGAAGCTGAACGGTACCATGTCCTGTGCGCGGTGAAGAGGATACAGTTGGCCTGGTGGGACACAGGACATGTCCCTGCTCTGTGGACTGACATCATGTGTCCACATGTTCAAATCTTCTGAAATTCTTATAATTACGTGTCTGCATCCAGTGAATAGgaataatctgtatgcctgaaTCATAATAAAGAGATGGATACTTATAAGATATTGTAACATGGGATTATGATTTATAAAAACCTCATGAAGAAATTGACAGAAATCAGGTTTGAAATAATTTGATTATTCAATTTAATTGAAGGTTTTGCAAGGCAACCTTGTGATTTAATGTtgctgtgcttgtcgttgtacATTACAGGTGGGACGAGTGGACAAAAACTATCCACTGGTGGTTGGACATTCTGGACCCGTACTGGACATCGACTGGTGTCCCCACAATGACAACATCCTGGCCAGTGGCTCGGAAGACACCACTGCTATGGTAGCGCTTTGTCCTGCTTTCAACTCATGTCCCCCCGTCTCTGAAGTTTCAATAGTACCTATTGCAGTATCAAAAATGGAGATAGAGGAGGACGCTTAAATTTCCAGTATTCTTGACTTTCCACACTGGAAAAAAGATCGTAGGTGCTGTAGCTGACGGAGAACGTCCAGCACGAAGGGAGAGTTGGAGCAGAGCCGGTATTTAGAAACATATGTTGACAGAATGCTCACAGTGAGAGCTCTGTGCTCATATGAACCAGTGACGGACAGGATCTACTGGCAGTAGGGGCTGGTTAAGATGAGTAATGTGAaataaacaccccccccccgcgcaCACGCAAACATACTTACTTTTCTACGTTTTTACAACACAAGGGTAACAATCTCCCGAACTGATTTCCTTTTCCATGTTTTGTGCTATCCCGTTTGTAATGGGTACATTTAATTGAGTGTTTCATTGATCACGGATATCTGTAAACCTATTtaaaattttgtttttaaattcatTCGCACTCCATTGGACAATGCGTAGATCTAGTGACATGCTAATGATGTTAATAATATCACgttacattacaaacatgagaGGCATGCACCCTATGCGGTTTTGGCACTGAAGACTCACTGCAGCTGTCATCTGTATTGTGGGTGTGCTCATACTTTAAGGCCTCTGCTGTAATATTCCTGTAACCTTAATAGTAACATAACGCAGTCTGTATGATGTTACCCCAAGAGATTTAAAGGTTGGATGTACTGTGTTGTTCAAGAGGACTCCCATGTAACACATGGGTGAATGCTTTCAGCTAAGCTCCAAAAACACATTTAGCCTATAATTTAAGCTTTACTTTGACAGTGAGGAATTCATAGTACACCGTTCCCCCAAGCCCACAGGCAAAGAGGTCAGATCCGAAGAGACAAGACCTAGAGAGTTTCACCAAACtgacttttttttgtgtgtgtaacaccaAATACAGGAAGCAAAGTTATTTGTCAACCCTTTCACACTACGTAAATGACTTAAATCACTAGACTAGCTGCTGCATAGATCAGTTGCCAGCCGGGACGTCAGTTCAGAAAGGTTTTCTCGCGTTTGGTTTGTTATAACAGAGCCTAGACTTTGTCCTAAAGCTACCATTTGTGCACTTCAGTCCCATTTGATCTCCTTGTTGGACAGGTATGGCAGATCCCTGACCACACGCCGACCCGGCCCATCAGTGAGCCCATCGTGGTGCTGGAGGGTCACTCCAAACGCGTGGGCATCGTGACCTGGCACCCCACCGCCCGCAacctcctcctcactgcaggTGTGACCACCTCATTTACCCACATCTGCCTCTTTGCTGTGCAAATGCACGTTTTTCGTGGCGTGGCACGTTCGCCTGCCCTCGCGATGCGAATGTAAATCTCGCACCAGGAGGTTTACATTAAGGCTGAGCAAACAGCAGCTGTAAGTCAATAGTGAACATAAGAAGGCGCTGGCTCACACATGTTGCTTTCGCACGTGTTCCATCAGCTGTCACGTCCTTCAagggtgtgtgaatgtgcttgTTCCACAGCCAGTGACAATCTGATCATCATCTGGAACGTGGGCACCGGAGAACCCCTGATCTCGATGGACGACCACCCTGACCTCATCTACAACGTCAGCTGGAACCACAACGGGAGTCTGTTCTGCACCACTTGCAAAGACCGCCGGCTGCGTGTCTGCGACCCCCGCAAGAGAGAGGTGGTCGCGGTGAGTGCGGGTGGCTAGGAGCACTAAAGGAATCAAATATGGGGCAACTCGTTGATTTGGACCTTTAGATGTGGATTGAACTGTGTAGCAGCAACGGTTTGGTTTTCGTTTATCATCGGGTTCATTTTGTTTTCTTGCGTGACGCTGATGTCTGAGCtttgctctctcctgctccttCAGGAGCGAATGGCTCCACATGAAGGCATCAGGCCAATGAGAGCCATCTTCACCAGAGAGGGCAATATCTTCACCACAGGCTTCACCAGGATGAGCCAGAGAGAGCTCGGCCTCTGGGACCCAGTAAGACATGAATGGCCAGCAGGGTCCAGTCACGTTTGAATGTATTTTACTGCATTCATGTTTTCAAAACCTCGGCAGCAAGATGCTCTGGACACATGAAGTGAATCACTTTCTTTTTTTCATCTTTCATAGACGAATTTCGAGGAGCCCATTTCACTTTTGGAGCTGGATACAAGCAATGGAGTCTTATTGCCATTTTATGATTCAGACACCAGCATGGTATATCTGTGTGGCAAGGTAATTTTTTAAGGATAATGGTATATCCGTGTGGCAAAGTAATGCTTTCTAGCGCTCTGTAAGGATTATTTTAATCCACTGCCCGCCAGCTGCATATTCGTGGAATATCTGACctcaccctgtgtgtgtgtgtccagggagACAGCAGCATTCGGTACTTTGAGATCACAGACGAGCCTCCGTACGTGCACTACCTCAGCACCTTCAGCAGCAAGGAGCCCCAGCGTGGGATGGGCTTCATGCCCAAGAGAGGAGTGGACGTCAGCAAGTGCGAGATTGCCAGGTCAGCCGGATTTGGGTGCTTACGTATGAGTGGCTGATTCGGTAGGTGGCTGCTTTGGGGCTGGCACAGGTGTGTCCTGTGTTGTCCTGTGTCTGTCGACATGAGTGCATTTTGATGTCAATTCATTTCTGATGGttgcaaacacacacttaaTTACTTATGTGTTTTTAGCTGTAACAGGTGGTCACTGGCTGTGTTGAGAAAATGCTTTACCTTGAGATTTAGCCCTCTGTTATTGATCCTTTGTGCTCAGATTATACAAACTCCATGAGAGGAAGTGTGAACCTATCATAATGACAGTCCCTAGAAAGGTAAGCGTCTTCTTGCCGTCATAATGCATAAAAACCAAACACCAAAATTCAGATTGAAAACATCATTCAGAATTGAATAACCTTTACAAATGCTGGTGGTTCTTGTCTCCTCAGTCGGACCTGTTCCAGGATGACCTCTACCCAGACACGGCAGGTCCAGATCCGGCCCTGGAACCTGAGGAGTGGCTGGAAGGGCGGGATCAGGACCCCATCCTGGTCTCCATGAGGGATGGCTATGTTCCTCCCAAGAGCAGAGAGCTGAAAGTGGCTAAGAAGAACGTTCTGGACTCTCGGCCCACAACTCGAAGGAGCATGTCGGCTGTCGACGGGAGCAGCTTGCCGGTGAGCACCCTGCTCATCTACTCTGTTTTTCCTCTTATTATCCTGGCTGCATTTTGTACCTTTCCCCCCACATCCTTCTGGCCATTTTCATACGAGCAGCCCTCCTTCAGAGCTAACCGATCCTTTCAGAAGCTCTAGCCTGTCCCTGACTTGCT encodes:
- the coro6 gene encoding coronin-6 — its product is MSRSIVRQSKFRHVFGQAAKAEQSYDDIRVSKVTWDSSFCAVNPKFLAVIVESSGGGSFLVLPLSKVGRVDKNYPLVVGHSGPVLDIDWCPHNDNILASGSEDTTAMVWQIPDHTPTRPISEPIVVLEGHSKRVGIVTWHPTARNLLLTAASDNLIIIWNVGTGEPLISMDDHPDLIYNVSWNHNGSLFCTTCKDRRLRVCDPRKREVVAERMAPHEGIRPMRAIFTREGNIFTTGFTRMSQRELGLWDPTNFEEPISLLELDTSNGVLLPFYDSDTSMVYLCGKGDSSIRYFEITDEPPYVHYLSTFSSKEPQRGMGFMPKRGVDVSKCEIARLYKLHERKCEPIIMTVPRKSDLFQDDLYPDTAGPDPALEPEEWLEGRDQDPILVSMRDGYVPPKSRELKVAKKNVLDSRPTTRRSMSAVDGSSLPPQLLEKLVEEIQSLKATVLSQEKRICELENKLSKYTNGTV